A stretch of Apis cerana isolate GH-2021 linkage group LG1, AcerK_1.0, whole genome shotgun sequence DNA encodes these proteins:
- the LOC107994766 gene encoding uncharacterized protein LOC107994766, producing MVHRFDITPCLLLEATRRESSRFLAHGILGIRAARRLVNRNYRLELRPECKWRTSPRLSRDQPRIISNKVSRWRVEQDMTGGSASTATFVAEWSWVLSSVIVDPCAAGWYHVGYNDRKEIVDLILKAHTRCSVASKQRKRFSIEESSNS from the exons ATGGTACATCGATTCGACATTACACCTTGCTTGCTCCTTGAAGCGACTCGCCGAGAGTCCTCTCGGTTTCTTGCACACGGGATTCTGGGGATTCGAGCTGCACGGCGACTGGTTAACAGAAACTACAGGCTTGAGTTACGACCG GAATGTAAATGGCGTACTTCACCACGTCTCTCGCGGGACCAGCCTCGAATTATCAGCAATAAAGTATCTCGCTGGCGTGTTGAACAAGACATGACCGGCGGTAGTGCAAGCACCGCTACATTTGTTGCTGAATGGAGTTGGGTCCTCTCGTCGGTGATCGTTGATCCTTGCGCAGCTGGATGGTATCACGTTGGCTATAACGATCGTAAAGAGATCGTTGATCTAATATTAAAAGCGCACACGAGATGTTCCGTGGCATCGaagcaaagaaaaagattttcaatagaAGAATCCTCGAACTCGTAA
- the LOC107994761 gene encoding protein Wnt-5b-like isoform X1, translating into MGIQFLLYRKMAACSGLLIILRLLLIAVASTVPGTWINIGLQHYPQLDTAQMMETYDVAASSICHGLKGLSQGQGKLCQLSVDHMPSVAKGAKFGILECQHQFHDRRWNCSTVSNESVFGPMLRIASRETAFVHAITTAGVVYSISRSCRDGQLSSCGCSRSSRPRDLKRDWIWGGCGDNLEYGYKFTQAFVDVKERERSFKRGSREQGRSLMNLHNNEAGRRAVIKRSKVTCKCHGVSGSCSLITCWQQLASFREIGDFLLDKYDGATEVRVNRRGRLSMRDPRFSLPTANDLVYLDDSPNYCLPNETLGSLGTHGRICNRTSSGMDGCNLLCCGRGYNTQKSTIKERCECKFRWCCFVECKTCVKSVDIYTCK; encoded by the exons GCAAGATGGCGGCCTGCAGCGGCTTACTCATTATTCTGCGATTACTTCTCATCGCCGTGGCCTCGACCGTGCCAGGAACATGGAT AAATATCGGTTTGCAACACTATCCACAATTGGACACTGCTCAGATGATGGAGACTTATGACGTAGCCGCGTCTAGCATTTGTCACGGGTTGAAAGGGCTTTCGCAAGGCCAAGGAAAGCTTTGTCAATTATCGGTGGATCATATGCCGAGTGTGGCTAAGGGTGCAAAATTTGGGATTCTTGAGTGTCAACATCAGTTCCACGATCGAAGATGGAATTGTTCCACTGTCTCTAATGAATCCGTGTTTGGACCTATGCTTAGAATAG cgaGTAGAGAAACTGCATTCGTTCATGCAATCACAACTGCAGGAGTGGTGTATTCAATAAGTCGATCTTGCAGAGACGGACAATTATCTTCATGTGGTTGTTCTAGAAGTAGCAGACCCAGAGATCTAAAACGAGATTGGATCTGGGGTGGATGCGGGGATAATCTCGAATACGGTTACAA atTTACACAAGCATTTGTTGATGTAAAAGAACGTGAACGAAGCTTTAAAAGAGGTAGCAGAGAACAAGGTAGAAGTCTAATGAATCTTCATAATAACGAAGCTGGACGTAgg gcgGTTATAAAACGATCCAAAGTAACATGTAAATGCCATGGAGTTTCTGGAAGTTGTAGTTTAATTACTTGCTGGCAGCAACTTGCATCATTTCGAGAAATTG gtGATTTTCTTTTAGATAAATACGATGGAGCAACAGAAGTCAGAGTAAATAGACGTGGCCGTCTATCTATGCGAGATCCAAGATTTTCGTTACCTACAGCGAATGATTTAGTTTATTTGGATGACTCCCCAAACTATTGTCTTCCTAATGAAACACTTGGATCATTag gTACACATGGAAGAATTTGCAACAGAACATCATCTGGCATGGATGGATGTAATCTTCTTTGTTGTGGTAGAGGTTATAATACACAAAAATCAACTATCAAAGAAAGATGCGAATGCAAATTTCGTTGGTGTTGTTTCGTTGAATGCAAAACTTGTGTCAAAAGCGTAGATATTTATacttgcaaataa
- the LOC107994761 gene encoding protein Wnt-5b-like isoform X2 — protein sequence MAACSGLLIILRLLLIAVASTVPGTWINIGLQHYPQLDTAQMMETYDVAASSICHGLKGLSQGQGKLCQLSVDHMPSVAKGAKFGILECQHQFHDRRWNCSTVSNESVFGPMLRIASRETAFVHAITTAGVVYSISRSCRDGQLSSCGCSRSSRPRDLKRDWIWGGCGDNLEYGYKFTQAFVDVKERERSFKRGSREQGRSLMNLHNNEAGRRAVIKRSKVTCKCHGVSGSCSLITCWQQLASFREIGDFLLDKYDGATEVRVNRRGRLSMRDPRFSLPTANDLVYLDDSPNYCLPNETLGSLGTHGRICNRTSSGMDGCNLLCCGRGYNTQKSTIKERCECKFRWCCFVECKTCVKSVDIYTCK from the exons ATGGCGGCCTGCAGCGGCTTACTCATTATTCTGCGATTACTTCTCATCGCCGTGGCCTCGACCGTGCCAGGAACATGGAT AAATATCGGTTTGCAACACTATCCACAATTGGACACTGCTCAGATGATGGAGACTTATGACGTAGCCGCGTCTAGCATTTGTCACGGGTTGAAAGGGCTTTCGCAAGGCCAAGGAAAGCTTTGTCAATTATCGGTGGATCATATGCCGAGTGTGGCTAAGGGTGCAAAATTTGGGATTCTTGAGTGTCAACATCAGTTCCACGATCGAAGATGGAATTGTTCCACTGTCTCTAATGAATCCGTGTTTGGACCTATGCTTAGAATAG cgaGTAGAGAAACTGCATTCGTTCATGCAATCACAACTGCAGGAGTGGTGTATTCAATAAGTCGATCTTGCAGAGACGGACAATTATCTTCATGTGGTTGTTCTAGAAGTAGCAGACCCAGAGATCTAAAACGAGATTGGATCTGGGGTGGATGCGGGGATAATCTCGAATACGGTTACAA atTTACACAAGCATTTGTTGATGTAAAAGAACGTGAACGAAGCTTTAAAAGAGGTAGCAGAGAACAAGGTAGAAGTCTAATGAATCTTCATAATAACGAAGCTGGACGTAgg gcgGTTATAAAACGATCCAAAGTAACATGTAAATGCCATGGAGTTTCTGGAAGTTGTAGTTTAATTACTTGCTGGCAGCAACTTGCATCATTTCGAGAAATTG gtGATTTTCTTTTAGATAAATACGATGGAGCAACAGAAGTCAGAGTAAATAGACGTGGCCGTCTATCTATGCGAGATCCAAGATTTTCGTTACCTACAGCGAATGATTTAGTTTATTTGGATGACTCCCCAAACTATTGTCTTCCTAATGAAACACTTGGATCATTag gTACACATGGAAGAATTTGCAACAGAACATCATCTGGCATGGATGGATGTAATCTTCTTTGTTGTGGTAGAGGTTATAATACACAAAAATCAACTATCAAAGAAAGATGCGAATGCAAATTTCGTTGGTGTTGTTTCGTTGAATGCAAAACTTGTGTCAAAAGCGTAGATATTTATacttgcaaataa
- the LOC107994761 gene encoding protein Wnt-5b-like isoform X3, translating into MMETYDVAASSICHGLKGLSQGQGKLCQLSVDHMPSVAKGAKFGILECQHQFHDRRWNCSTVSNESVFGPMLRIASRETAFVHAITTAGVVYSISRSCRDGQLSSCGCSRSSRPRDLKRDWIWGGCGDNLEYGYKFTQAFVDVKERERSFKRGSREQGRSLMNLHNNEAGRRAVIKRSKVTCKCHGVSGSCSLITCWQQLASFREIGDFLLDKYDGATEVRVNRRGRLSMRDPRFSLPTANDLVYLDDSPNYCLPNETLGSLGTHGRICNRTSSGMDGCNLLCCGRGYNTQKSTIKERCECKFRWCCFVECKTCVKSVDIYTCK; encoded by the exons ATGATGGAGACTTATGACGTAGCCGCGTCTAGCATTTGTCACGGGTTGAAAGGGCTTTCGCAAGGCCAAGGAAAGCTTTGTCAATTATCGGTGGATCATATGCCGAGTGTGGCTAAGGGTGCAAAATTTGGGATTCTTGAGTGTCAACATCAGTTCCACGATCGAAGATGGAATTGTTCCACTGTCTCTAATGAATCCGTGTTTGGACCTATGCTTAGAATAG cgaGTAGAGAAACTGCATTCGTTCATGCAATCACAACTGCAGGAGTGGTGTATTCAATAAGTCGATCTTGCAGAGACGGACAATTATCTTCATGTGGTTGTTCTAGAAGTAGCAGACCCAGAGATCTAAAACGAGATTGGATCTGGGGTGGATGCGGGGATAATCTCGAATACGGTTACAA atTTACACAAGCATTTGTTGATGTAAAAGAACGTGAACGAAGCTTTAAAAGAGGTAGCAGAGAACAAGGTAGAAGTCTAATGAATCTTCATAATAACGAAGCTGGACGTAgg gcgGTTATAAAACGATCCAAAGTAACATGTAAATGCCATGGAGTTTCTGGAAGTTGTAGTTTAATTACTTGCTGGCAGCAACTTGCATCATTTCGAGAAATTG gtGATTTTCTTTTAGATAAATACGATGGAGCAACAGAAGTCAGAGTAAATAGACGTGGCCGTCTATCTATGCGAGATCCAAGATTTTCGTTACCTACAGCGAATGATTTAGTTTATTTGGATGACTCCCCAAACTATTGTCTTCCTAATGAAACACTTGGATCATTag gTACACATGGAAGAATTTGCAACAGAACATCATCTGGCATGGATGGATGTAATCTTCTTTGTTGTGGTAGAGGTTATAATACACAAAAATCAACTATCAAAGAAAGATGCGAATGCAAATTTCGTTGGTGTTGTTTCGTTGAATGCAAAACTTGTGTCAAAAGCGTAGATATTTATacttgcaaataa
- the LOC107994977 gene encoding large ribosomal subunit protein uL18m produces the protein MFRISLNNLIKRQIHGNAEIIEKCKEIINRNPRNLERLRIARKPIGYALDTREITFWHKLEIYATQRNVITEIHHFENGPIIRVSSMEWGIKKQLFSTKDTIAYKFVGRVLAQRCLESGISEIYVNDSIIVGSKVQLLLDTLSECGICLKEPERYKVPKPGILVHPEKPWETYE, from the exons atgtttcgaatatctttaaataatttaattaaaaggcAAATACATGGAAATGCAGAAATAATAGAGAAATGTAAGGAAATCATAAACCGTAATCCACGAAATTTAGAACGTTTAAGGATCGCCAGAAAACCTATAGGTTATGCCCTTGATACACGTGAAATTACATTTTGGCATAA gCTTGAAATATACGCCACTCAGCGTAATGTTATAACAGAAATACATCATTTTGAAAATGGTCCTATTATTAGAGTCTCAAGTATGGAATGgggaataaaaaaacaattatttag cacAAAAGACACTATAGCATACAAATTCGTAGGACGTGTGCTTGCACAACGTTGCTTAGAAAGTGGTATATctgaaatttatgttaatgatTCAATTATTGTTGGAAGTAAGGTACAATTACTATTAGATACATTATCAGAATGTGGAATTTGCTTAAAAGAACCAGAAAGATATAAAGTTCCAAAACCTGGTATATTGGTTCATCCAGAGAAGCCTTGGGAAACATatgaatag